One stretch of Amycolatopsis tolypomycina DNA includes these proteins:
- a CDS encoding enoyl-CoA hydratase family protein: protein MSPFRATAPLTRDWEHFGFAVADGVATVTFTRPSKLNALTFDVYADLRDLVIELPQHADVRVLVITGEGRGFCSGGDVEEIIGELQKFETAELLEFTRMTGAVVKALRECPIPVIAAVNGVAAGAGSVIALASDFRLLAESAKFAFLFTKVGLAGADMGSAYLLPRLVGLGRATELLMLGDKVSAARASEIGLASQVVPDADLPEVASALARRLADGPALAYATTKVLLTRELDMDLGSAIELEAITQALLMTAKDHKEFYAAWTAGREPRWTGR from the coding sequence ATGAGCCCGTTCCGTGCCACTGCCCCGCTGACGCGCGACTGGGAGCACTTCGGCTTCGCGGTGGCCGACGGGGTGGCGACGGTGACGTTCACGCGCCCTTCGAAGCTCAACGCGCTGACCTTCGACGTCTACGCGGACCTGCGGGACCTGGTGATCGAGCTCCCCCAGCACGCGGACGTCCGGGTCCTGGTGATCACCGGCGAAGGCCGGGGGTTCTGTTCGGGCGGCGACGTCGAGGAGATCATCGGCGAGCTGCAGAAGTTCGAGACGGCGGAGCTGCTGGAGTTCACCCGCATGACGGGCGCGGTGGTGAAGGCCCTGCGCGAGTGCCCGATCCCGGTGATCGCGGCGGTCAACGGAGTCGCGGCGGGAGCGGGCTCGGTGATCGCGCTGGCGAGCGACTTCCGGTTGCTGGCGGAGTCGGCGAAGTTCGCGTTCCTGTTCACGAAGGTGGGCTTGGCGGGCGCGGACATGGGATCGGCTTATCTCTTGCCGCGGCTGGTCGGCTTGGGTCGCGCGACGGAGTTGTTGATGCTTGGGGACAAGGTGTCGGCTGCGCGGGCCTCGGAGATCGGGCTGGCTTCGCAGGTGGTGCCCGACGCAGATCTCCCGGAGGTGGCATCGGCACTGGCCCGGCGCCTGGCCGACGGCCCGGCACTGGCCTACGCGACGACGAAGGTGCTGCTGACCCGAGAGCTGGACATGGACCTGGGCAGCGCGATCGAGCTGGAGGCGATCACGCAGGCGTTGCTGATGACGGCGAAGGACCACAAGGAGTTTTACGCGGCGTGGACCGCGGGGCGGGAGCCGCGCTGGACGGGGCGCTGA
- a CDS encoding histidine phosphatase family protein, whose protein sequence is MGAIYLVRHGQASFGAADYDALSPRGFEQSTVVGAELLRRGVVFSQVRSGSLARQRDTAATALKVLGSDVPVVEDPRWNEYDHVDIALHHAGGAPQEDSRAYQGVLDAALTAWTSAGAGGPCAETWPAFLARCRDALSDLVASLGKGEHAVVFTSGGVIATICGLLMGTPEAGLLKLNRVTVNGGITKLVSGRGGVTLLSFNEHPHFEADAASLLTYR, encoded by the coding sequence GTGGGCGCGATCTACCTCGTCCGGCACGGCCAGGCGTCGTTCGGCGCGGCCGACTACGACGCGCTGTCCCCGCGCGGCTTCGAACAGTCCACTGTGGTCGGTGCGGAACTGCTGCGGCGCGGGGTGGTGTTCAGCCAGGTCCGGTCGGGTTCGCTGGCCCGGCAGCGCGACACCGCGGCCACGGCGCTGAAGGTGCTCGGCAGCGACGTCCCGGTGGTCGAAGACCCGCGCTGGAACGAGTACGACCACGTCGACATCGCGCTCCACCACGCCGGCGGCGCGCCGCAGGAGGATTCGCGGGCCTACCAGGGCGTCCTGGACGCGGCCCTGACGGCGTGGACGTCGGCCGGTGCCGGTGGGCCGTGCGCCGAGACGTGGCCCGCGTTCCTCGCGCGGTGCCGCGACGCTCTTTCGGACTTGGTCGCGTCCCTGGGCAAGGGCGAGCACGCGGTGGTGTTCACCTCGGGCGGCGTGATCGCGACAATCTGCGGCCTGCTCATGGGGACGCCCGAGGCCGGGCTGCTCAAGCTCAACCGCGTAACGGTCAACGGCGGGATCACCAAGCTGGTGTCCGGCCGCGGCGGCGTCACGCTGCTGTCGTTCAACGAGCACCCGCACTTCGAGGCGGACGCGGCGTCGCTGCTCACCTACCGATAG
- a CDS encoding SDR family NAD(P)-dependent oxidoreductase codes for MSRLVVVTGGTRGIGAAITDRFRAAGDTVLAPGRADCDVTSEEAVAAYFAAVGPVDVLVNNAGISSSAPVTRTSLADWRAQFEVNATGAFLCTRAVLDGMRARDSGRIVTVASTASHVGYRYTAGYTASKHAAVGFMRAVAAELAGTGVTANAVCPAFVRTDMTATSVERIVSRSGRSTSEAEAALAAASPLGRLLEPSEVAFAVSFLAAPEAAAINGQTLVLDGGGIQS; via the coding sequence GTGAGCCGCCTTGTCGTGGTCACCGGCGGCACGCGCGGCATCGGCGCGGCGATCACGGACCGCTTCCGCGCCGCGGGCGACACCGTGCTGGCGCCGGGCCGGGCGGACTGCGACGTCACCTCCGAGGAGGCCGTGGCCGCGTATTTCGCCGCGGTGGGCCCGGTCGACGTGCTGGTCAACAACGCCGGGATCTCGTCGAGCGCCCCGGTGACCCGGACTTCGCTGGCCGACTGGCGCGCGCAGTTCGAGGTGAACGCGACAGGGGCGTTCCTCTGCACGCGCGCGGTCCTGGACGGCATGCGCGCGCGCGACAGCGGACGGATCGTCACGGTCGCGTCGACGGCCTCGCACGTCGGCTACCGCTACACGGCGGGGTACACGGCGTCGAAGCACGCGGCGGTGGGGTTCATGCGCGCGGTGGCGGCGGAGCTGGCCGGCACCGGCGTCACGGCAAACGCGGTGTGCCCGGCGTTCGTCCGCACGGACATGACGGCGACCTCGGTGGAGCGGATCGTCTCGCGGTCGGGGCGGTCCACTTCGGAGGCGGAAGCGGCACTGGCGGCGGCGTCCCCGCTCGGCCGGCTGCTGGAGCCGTCCGAAGTGGCGTTCGCGGTGTCCTTCCTGGCGGCCCCGGAAGCGGCCGCGATCAACGGCCAGACCCTCGTACTCGACGGCGGAGGAATCCAGTCATGA
- a CDS encoding SMP-30/gluconolactonase/LRE family protein, whose amino-acid sequence MQFGEVTLYPVNGHGPEDVVVDAEGRVYTGVDDGRILRLSPDGQRVDVIADTGGRPLGLELYGDDELLICDARAGLLVVPLTGGSPSVLATSALGLDFVFCNNAAVASDGTVYFTDSSRRFGIDNWRDDLIEQTAGGRLLRRTPDGTIDLLLDGLQFANGVALAPDESFVAVAETGACRVSRVWLPDGRSDVFVDGLWGFPDNISTGTDGLIWITQASPKVAALDVVRRLPPFLRAAVRRLPTSLQPSPGREVGVLGVAPDGRVVRELRGEIDGFHMLVGVREWQGKLYFGSLEESAIAVTPVR is encoded by the coding sequence ATGCAGTTCGGCGAGGTCACGCTGTACCCGGTGAACGGCCACGGCCCGGAGGACGTCGTCGTGGACGCGGAGGGCCGCGTCTACACGGGTGTCGACGACGGCCGGATCCTGCGCCTGTCACCCGACGGGCAGCGCGTCGACGTCATCGCGGACACGGGTGGCCGCCCCCTCGGGCTGGAGCTGTACGGCGACGACGAGCTGCTGATCTGCGACGCCCGCGCCGGACTGCTGGTGGTCCCGCTGACCGGCGGTTCTCCTTCGGTGCTGGCCACTTCCGCATTGGGCCTGGACTTCGTGTTCTGCAACAACGCGGCGGTGGCGTCCGACGGGACGGTCTACTTCACGGATTCCTCCCGCCGCTTCGGCATCGACAACTGGCGCGACGACCTGATCGAGCAGACAGCGGGCGGCCGCCTGCTGCGCCGGACCCCGGACGGCACGATCGACCTGCTGCTGGACGGCCTCCAGTTCGCGAACGGCGTCGCACTGGCCCCGGACGAGTCGTTCGTGGCGGTGGCGGAGACGGGCGCCTGCCGGGTGTCACGGGTGTGGCTGCCCGACGGCCGGTCCGATGTGTTCGTCGACGGCTTGTGGGGCTTCCCGGACAACATTTCGACGGGCACGGACGGCCTGATCTGGATCACGCAGGCGTCACCGAAGGTGGCGGCGCTGGACGTGGTGCGCCGGCTGCCGCCGTTCCTCCGGGCGGCTGTCCGGCGGCTGCCGACATCGCTGCAGCCGAGCCCGGGCCGCGAGGTGGGCGTCCTGGGCGTCGCACCAGACGGCCGGGTGGTGCGGGAGCTGCGTGGCGAGATCGACGGCTTCCACATGCTGGTGGGCGTCCGCGAGTGGCAGGGGAAGCTGTACTTCGGGTCGCTGGAGGAGTCGGCGATCGCCGTGACGCCCGTGCGCTGA